Proteins found in one Physeter macrocephalus isolate SW-GA chromosome 17, ASM283717v5, whole genome shotgun sequence genomic segment:
- the EMP3 gene encoding epithelial membrane protein 3 produces MSLLLLVVSALHILILILLFVATLDKSWWTLPGKESLNLWYDCTWNSDNKTWACSNVSENGWLKAVQVLMVLSLILCCLSFILFMFQLYTMRRGGLFYATGLCQLCTSVAVFTGALIYAIHAEEILAERPSGGSFGYCFALAWVAFPLALASGIIYIHLRKRE; encoded by the exons ATGTCACTCCTCCTGCTGGTGGTCTCTGCCCTTCACATCCTCATTCTCATCCTGCTTTTCGTGGCCACTTTGGACAAG TCCTGGTGGACCCTCCCCGGGAAGGAGTCCCTGAATCTCTGGTACGACTGCACATGGAACAGTGACAACAAAACGTGGGCCTGCAGTAATGTCAGCGAGAAtg GCTGGCTGAAGGCGGTACAGGTCCTCATGGTGCTGTCCCTCATCCTCTGCTGTCTGTCCTTCATCCTGTTCATGTTCCAGCTCTACACCATGCGGCGAGGAGGGCTCTTCTATGCCACTGGCCTCTGCCAGCTTTGCACCA GCGTGGCGGTGTTTACCGGGGCGCTGATCTACGCCATTCATGCCGAGGAGATCCTGGCGGAGCGCCCATCAGGGGGCAGCTTCGGTTACTGCTTCGCCCTGGCCTGGGTGGCCTTCCCCCTCGCCCTGGCCAGCGGCATCATCTACATCCACTTGCGGAAGCGGGAGTGA